acatttttatgaaatatgaatagcTATAACATAACaagagtaatatataaataactaaagaattacacttaaatttaatttttttttccttaaaatgttcatagtttatattactaaCCTAGTAATTCGACTAATtcgagtatttatataaatatataatgtattaagttCGCCCTCCTCTCCCGTATAAGGGTCTAGGAATGGCACTGATACAATATACTATCTATTTGcgcaatagtatttattacgaAGTAATATTATCTTAGTTATGTAAAGCTAGCATAGGAGGTtcgagttatttattattatttctataaaatataggtactattgtaaattgttgtagtataagtatatatatattatatatcgtggCCCGTGGGCCactatttcaaaaaatcttGGAGGGACGACACCTAATTTCTTGCTGTAATTACGTCACTGATCGATCCATAAAAGTTTCAAtccttacaaatatttttgaataattgttacaaagaataattaaatcattatttttcgtcTAAATATCCAAATTCgtcaaaattctaattttgaaCGCTCTAAAAAgacttttaaacaatttactaggcatagaaaatattataattaaacatctgttgaaaattttaagtaggtattttgttatttcgaagtcatttttttttttttttaaataaaactagatAAGAAAATCGATTTTACCAAAATGCCACCTAAccaaaactgtttttttgtGAAAGTTCTCATTTTCCTAATTGCTTTTTGTTTTTCCCAATTAtttagtaagtacctattgaACATTATTTGAGTTTTGACTTCTAAAGTACCTACTGTGAACTATAAGTTCACTCATTTCCTACCAGAAAACATATTGAATTTGAACATTGGTCATTTGAGCATTATTACCTAGTACCTACCCGTCACGGACTAAGATAGTATCTTAGTCCGTGCTACCCATACTACTCCAAAAGGCGGTCAcctaaataggtaaataacaaaaatacgcattgtaataaaatcaatataaaatgtggAAATGCGGATATGTAAaacattaagttataatttatagtattcacTTGCTGTCATAATTCCAAATGCCTACTGGTGAGTAGACTTGCTACTAAGTAGTTGTTATTCGGCGACCAATAAGCTAGTGGATCTATGGAGGTGGTAGGATGCAATATCTGAGATTTTGGTAGTAAGGTacctaacaaataataactaaggCGACGCGCCTTCATGACGTTATAATGACACATTAGCTTTAGCGAGCTGCAGTACAAGTAGTACAActtactgtaaataatatctacacaGGCCTATATAACAGTGCCGCTAAAGTAGTTCTTACTTCCATTTTTTTTCCTGTATAGTCCACGAAAGTCGACTTTCTTCTCGTactatcaacaataatattattatcgttttgaCCGCGGTCTTGTATGAAagaatttaatactaaaatatgtgaCCGTGatttggttatatttttatcatcagaTCGTGTTTATCACAACGTGGAATTGTCCtccaaatttgaaatattcttaTCAGTCGTCATAGGTATTTCCACTTTTCGGCTTTTCACATCTCGAAGTCGTTTTCTTCGTTTATACTTTGTTTTCGTGCTACAATCGGACTGTGTAGGTCGGTATTGCTCGGCGTTTAAAACTGgacgtcattttttttttctaatcaaaCGTACACTATGTTTCAGGTAAGATTTTTTATACGTGTCGTTGAATTTCAAAGGAAATTGCTATTGTCATGTCGACGAATGTGTCTTGTCCGGATTATGGCAAAgtttttaatgacaatataCACGGACACATTTTGCTCCATCCGCTATGTGTGAAATTCATCGATACGCCTGAATTTCAAAGATTGCGTAACATCAAACAGCTCGGTACTACATATTTAGTCTACCCATGTGCAAGCATTAATCGATTTGAACATTCTATtgggtaattaattttagtttttcatttatttttagcattacctttttatttatttattcataattatatagaatatattgtgGGCATTTAATAGAAAGGTTTACATTCTATTCAGAAAAGAGTACATTTCCATTTCCACTACTGGCACTGCTATCTTCATACAAAAATCggtttattttgaatagagcataatatagtatagtagaCTTTTctcttttaaattgaatattttactgtatgtTATCGtctaaattatagaatttttaagttttaataatcacTGTAACCATATTTGATGCAAAAATTAAGAAGGTGTGCTAAAAAAAACTGAGTAATATGACCATAAGAatcttacaatttaatattgtctatGCTCTACTATACAATTTGGAAAGTAGCAAATAGtgcatttgattttaatgcctgtaataccataaatattttttcttttcaaaactGCTTTCAGTGTTTGTTATTTAGCTGGACAAATGATAGAAGCTTTATGTCAAAATTCAGGTGATGATATTAATGTTTCTCCAGAAGAAAAATTGTGTGTTGAATTAGCAGGTCTTTGTCATGATCTTGGACATGGTCCTTTGTCTCACAGTTGGGAAAGGTATCTTAAAGCGTCTGGAGTCAATTGGAAGGTACAATGTTTTGTAATACCtaatacaactaataataatatatttatttaaccaaatagtatattataatatacaaagttgtttgtgcatattatgtatttgaattaaaactatattaattgtttattgatacatattattcaagCATGAAGAAAGTTCAACTGAAatgcttaaatatattatacagaagtATGATTTAGAAAAAGAGCTTAAAAAGTATGGACTTAATGTGGAGTATCACATTGAATTGATTTGTGAATTTATTAGAGGAGAAGGAAAGTTATTAGAAGTAAACCATTTCTTATATCAGGTAAatcagtttataatttattaatacaaattatagttaatcgagtaaatttattttcaggtTGTATCAAATAAAGATAATGGCATTGATGTTGATAAATGGGATTACTTTTTACGTGAtggaaattgtttaaatttaagcatatcatttgattataaaagaTTGATGCAGTTTTCTAGAGTAGTTGTGGATCCTAATTCAAACCAACCAAAACAAGTTATAGCTTTCAGAAATAAAGAGGCTAGAAACATATATGACATGTTTAGAGTGAGATCAGATTTACATCTGAGAGCTTACCAACACACAGCAGTTCAAAACACAGAGTTGATGTAtgcaaattaaatacttattaagattaattttaaaaattttagaggACGATACATCCACATGTGTAATCTCTATCttactaatataaaacatagcaaaaactgttttgcacGAGAAAAAACAGAGAAGGCTACAGTAATAACTAAGAAACAAACATtttccacttaaaaaaaagaacattatctgtgaaatatcatttttatttttttggtataccttgaatgaaaaaaattcttattgtttcaatatccattattttaaaaattaaataactttttagtaGTTCcgatatcgaaaaaaaataaaaattatattttacagacaTAGTTCTCCTTTTTATAGGgtgacaattttgtttttttatgattactgTAGCCTTTTTGGTTATTTCCTGTGCAAAATAGTTTTTGCTATgtcttatatttgtaatacagAGATTACTCGTGCGAGTGTACATAGAGATGATATACATaaactataacatattatgattatatttaatttttaatgtatggtaaatgtaaatacgatttgataattttgtttgtaaattaattttataaaatagcttAAATTCTGTATCGctgtaattaaaacattgttatttttttaaattttaggtgGATTGATGTGTTATTAAAAGCAGAAAATTATTTCACTATACAAATTCCATCTGGTACCAAGTAAgttttgttcaataataattagaattttttattgactttatagaaaaattatattatttaattgttcaatttaaagttttattttaaagaataacaGTTCATtgcttttcaatataaattaatatttgtaaattttatactttaaattcttaGTAAAatggattaataattaattaatttagatatacatatatttttatatattacaattgttaaaattaaattagtaaatttaaatcaataattatacactaaatgtgttaaataatttaaatactcttAACAGTCATAaccaatgatttaaaaatatctgatctaaaactaaaaaaaaaaaaatatatttaaatatttaaaattcataaacatcCTAaccttatataaatttattatgagttatgattattacataataaaatgcatgtatctatgtattattctctttattaatttaaacataagtaataattcaattaaactaagactatatatttttttaggtttgGTTTAAATGAAGctcatacaaatattgaagCAATGTCTCGTTTAACTGATCACATACTGTATGATATTCAGTATAGCAATGACCCAAAATTAGAAGAAGCCAAAAGTTTATTAAACAGATTACATACAAGACatctatatcaatttattggttcttataatttaatatttgtgagtataatgttaaatttatatttgttttatatttgtttgttaaggataaattaaatacagtgAGATctcataataatgaataatgaagaAATTACACAAATTGCTATTGGAAACTATTGTTgagaaaaaatagaaaataatgttcAATACAATTGTTGTCTCAACTTGCAACAACGCGAAAAATTCTTGcatgttattttatctattattgtcTGAATAAtggttatgatatatatatatatatatatatatatcagaaaACATAAAGATTTTgagacttataaattataatatatgtattaaataattgtaggcTAATAGACaccatgaaaataattttaattaatattattcaatattcattaaacttaatactggtaatagcaataatattacttttaaatgatttttaaagattaacaaagaaatttataacaaGTCTATTgatgttgaaaatttaaaacaaaatcttaAGAATGAATTGCAAAAACAATTTGGTATTGAATTTGGCATTACAGCTACTTGGCTAAATTGTGGATATCCATTTATAAATCCATtagaaaaagtattatttttcaagaaaCCATTATGTAACAATACATCAGTTATATTGGATGATACAccttatcaaaatgtatatccTATGAATGAGTAAGTTAtagtttagtattttagttgtatatttttattgttattttatttggtattAAACATTATCACACATATGATCAATTAATATACACATGGGACAAAACCACAAACATAGAAagtcattcaattattttaaatttaattgaactaTCAGTGTAGGTCTGTGTTTTCtagtcttttatattttatgaatcacTTAGGAAAACTTGATCACTCGTGGACAACctctattgtacattttaggataaaatcaaatcaatgaaaattgtatctaattataatttgtagagaaaataaaaaactcatGTTTGCAattgataaacaattattattggcaTACTCGATACTCGTTCAATCATAGAGATAAAATAAAGGAATTATTCTCAGTTTTAGCTATCTGTTCTACACACTGACATATTCAAATGTTgatcacaataaaaaattaaattaattagtattccATTATACACATAAGTCCAtagtatatttgattatttgaatgttctaaagtttattttatgtcaGAACTCaggagtattatttttttgttgtatcaaaatgtatttattttttaattagtgagttaaaactgtttttcaaattaaataaataatcattagcTCTACAGTTCACTTAAGACTGCCGACAGACTTAAAGACCACTAGACACTGGTTGGGTTCACTGTTAtagcttataaataatcaaaattattatcaacttaTATACACTAGTACAAttttagaacataatatttgactTATAATCGTCTAGTGAAAaatgaatcaaaaatataggAAATATTAACCATTAGGGTAATGGggcaaaacaataaaattttgatagaGAATAagataacataaatttatgtaaatttaacatattggttttttattgattgataaaatattggtattgtgtatttaatctttaaatttaataattttaaaaacattcatacaataaatattcattaatgaattttaatttgaaaatagaaaaatctatatccattaatttttgtatatcaaataaaacgtACATGTTCAGTAATAGAACtaatacaatttgataaatttgagATGCATTGAGCTATTTTTGTGTGGTATTaagttatgtattttgtacatttattatatatttatatcgcaCTATCATTaataagtcattttttttttccagatTAGAGTTTTTTAAACGAGATATCAATGTATTTAGTAAAtcacttaaattaaatgacaTTCAGCTTAAAGACATTGATCTTGCTtgcaattcatttttaaaggaTTTCAGGCCATAATGTAagttagtttatataatatttatctcatttttagacatagaataaaatattatcatattactataattttattataaccaattcagtattaaattgaaattatattatttaacgttattattttattacaatttaataataattatataataataatataatataatattattattgaactcttatgattaatatattatatttttccgtaaaaaaaaaaaaaactcgtccttatttatttcttagtccttagaatttttgaataaaatatataatttattataaacatatattatatgtgattGTTAAATTGATTgtgttcattaatttatatatatattcataaatcataaatttcaatagtatTAACAATGCAttcatatttgttatatttttataaataactatttactacatcagaaaaattaatttattattgtttaatttatagtttctgGTTCAAGTatacattcaatttaaatactatgacTAAACATTACATCAGATCAAAGAATATTAagattcaatatatattaataataagaataaataatgtattacgcttacattaagtcaatattgattaaattaaatagatcaCTAATCGAAGtatgtatctaatattatcttttattttattttataaaatatcaatcaattataatattatatttttataaataaacataatgacattgttatattttaatttataatcatacttttgttaaaactaattatattttgcttaatatttattttatttgtaaccaTTGATCTATGATGCTAGTTGTGATAATagcttttaataaattatgttatttattttaaaaccattatttattatttacaaattacaattgttttgatttttatattacaattatactctattttatttattttaaaaatgttaataacaaaaagtatgtttaacattttactttGTGTGtgccatttttttaattttaacttcaggtattgtaatattttttttctaatgttttagcataatataaagCACATGCTCACCATCAAGCCTTCAGTCTTTGtcttttaatggtttttaatacattttattataaaacaatctgCACTTTATCTATATTCCTCAACCctgaatttttcatttataagtacaatgaaaataattacaaaatcattaatatattacaagacATATCAATGAAACTTTATTAAGTTCGGAAACATGTTGTGTAGTTGTTAGAAATACTAGAAAgcaatagaatataaatgcaataaaatctttgacttattatttactaaagcaaaatgtataacaaattatttaagtttaattattatttgtcccAGAATTACTAGGAAAAAATTAGTCATGTAAAACTCTGCAAGGCTATTATTGAGCATATGCGTACACACAGATGCAGCAGAAGGTTTGGGTACTGTATCTGCTACATTTTTTGCATCGTTGATTGGTATGTGGGTTGTAATGGTGCAAATTATAGCCGCTTAGCAGCGtcgatgtattttttaatttgattaaatctgAACTAGTTAAGTTACTAAAGTCGTACGCATCTAAACATATcagatcaattttaattaaagttaaaagctACCTACATCAAATATtccaaatattgataattcttCTAAAAACCGCTCGTTTAAGATCTCAGCTATGGCAATTTTTCCGAAACTGGAGTGCATTGAAAAAGGGTTCATAAAATCAATGACTGAGCAAGACGCGTATTCTAGCAAGGGAAGTGGATTTACCTTACGGTATATTGATGGATTATTATTAGGCGTAATAgccgtatataaatatatgccgATGTCCGGGTCATCTTACATTTCGTTCCGTTTGGTtaaaattttcgaaaaaaataatccaaacgtatttgttaaagtttcaagaaagaaaaaatttcaatcatCGTAAAAATTCTCAAAGTATGAAGTATTTCCGTTAAAGGTGACAAATCAAGAAAATACAGATCATTTCTATCTGTCATTAATAATCAACGgagatatataatacctataggctatagtacaaatttagtttagtactttttgaattttattttgtttttctggtCATCAAGTCCTAACTTAGGTATGAGTaacattgtattacattttcaagctttttgaGTCAAcggatatttatagaaaaaaaaaaactcgtgtGTGTGTTACCAGTACGCGCGCGGGAAGTTAAACTTCTTTTGAACGCTACTCACTGAGTGAGTGAAAAAGAAAGTAAGGCAAAGATAGAATGGGGTAATGAGGATAATAAAGAAAGAAAAGaaacaatgtaaattatattttttatattttttttattctaatgatTGATTATCATTTTGCTCAATTGGTATAGTAGTTATGATTGGCATATGATAACTAAAATAGGAAACGTACATTTGCGACTGAACATTATCGATATATCGCGTAAAAATTGCATCGATTGTTGTGCATGATTTAGTAGTCGATATTGTTGGATCATTATTCAATTGCAAACTGAATTTGTCTCGCAATAAAGTTACCTAGATGCAAAATTAACATTGAAATCCCCACCCATGACCATTGCACATGTATCTTCGTCACCACCATAAAGAGCTGCACCTTCATGGCTATACACTAAAAATgctttatgaataaatttgatGATATCAGTCATTTTCTGATTTGGGGAGATGTAGATTGcaaccattattataatatttttatttgataacaaGCATTCAgcaatgcaatattatatatatataatatataatatataatatatatataatatataatatataatatatatataatatataatatatatataatgttatattatatatacgcgggccgccgccgccaccgccaatCGCAAGTCGCAACTGCGCGtgtatggtattattattatcatcgtcgtcgtcgtcgtcgaaaCCGCATCAGCTGTCACCGtccaacattataatttataatacataatattattattattattatgtgatattatgtatatgacgTACTGATACGCTTCGCACCGCCGCCCCGACGACCGTATGAAATCATCTCGGACGATCATTCCGTTTTTATCGAAATATTtatctcattaatattattgttgagtattctttgtttaataacccAACCAAAAATACTGTCGCTTAATGACACAACccatgtttacaaaatacagCTACGACAATCCGTGGCTGCGCACAACGACATGTCCGTGTTTGCGTTCGTACGGCCGCCCGTTCGCTTTTTTTTTCCTCACTACCCTGCGTAAAGAAGTTTAACttcaaaagaataaaaataatttaaaactttaaatgtctataaaatataaatagcttgatttttttaaggtttaatattatatttaaaaagtgtcATGCCTGAAGAAGCTACATATTTGTTGGAATATTTTGAGCGTTCATATCCGAAGTGCGTGTGTCACCTCTTAGAGGGATATGTCCAAATTACATTCCGTGTATCcacaagtttatttatatcatgtacGGTACTTATGTGAACGTCTTAAACttgatttttctatttaaaaaaaaaaaaatcacgaagAGAAACGCTGAAATGCTTTATAATATGGTTGTTAGTACTTGTTACAATTGATTAGTTTCtagattgaaatatttttatatccgaGTAAACGTTTTACAAAACTGTACCTATTATGGTGTATTGTGGTCTGTCTCACAGACATACGTATCGGTCACTTCAATGTTTGTTGCTCAaatttataagcattattatattaatctgaaataattttattattattgttttttgatttattattattattattattattattatattatattgtaatgtaatttttcagtGTAATTTAGGcctctaaataattttaaactattccccctttattaatattaactgtttTACAAAatgctattactattatatttatatatattccatatcgacatatt
This sequence is a window from Rhopalosiphum maidis isolate BTI-1 chromosome 1, ASM367621v3, whole genome shotgun sequence. Protein-coding genes within it:
- the LOC113556985 gene encoding deoxynucleoside triphosphate triphosphohydrolase SAMHD1 isoform X1: MSTNVSCPDYGKVFNDNIHGHILLHPLCVKFIDTPEFQRLRNIKQLGTTYLVYPCASINRFEHSIGVCYLAGQMIEALCQNSGDDINVSPEEKLCVELAGLCHDLGHGPLSHSWERYLKASGVNWKHEESSTEMLKYIIQKYDLEKELKKYGLNVEYHIELICEFIRGEGKLLEVNHFLYQVVSNKDNGIDVDKWDYFLRDGNCLNLSISFDYKRLMQFSRVVVDPNSNQPKQVIAFRNKEARNIYDMFRVRSDLHLRAYQHTAVQNTELMWIDVLLKAENYFTIQIPSGTKFGLNEAHTNIEAMSRLTDHILYDIQYSNDPKLEEAKSLLNRLHTRHLYQFIGSYNLIFINKEIYNKSIDVENLKQNLKNELQKQFGIEFGITATWLNCGYPFINPLEKVLFFKKPLCNNTSVILDDTPYQNVYPMNELEFFKRDINVFSKSLKLNDIQLKDIDLACNSFLKDFRP
- the LOC113556985 gene encoding deoxynucleoside triphosphate triphosphohydrolase SAMHD1 isoform X2, which translates into the protein MIEALCQNSGDDINVSPEEKLCVELAGLCHDLGHGPLSHSWERYLKASGVNWKHEESSTEMLKYIIQKYDLEKELKKYGLNVEYHIELICEFIRGEGKLLEVNHFLYQVVSNKDNGIDVDKWDYFLRDGNCLNLSISFDYKRLMQFSRVVVDPNSNQPKQVIAFRNKEARNIYDMFRVRSDLHLRAYQHTAVQNTELMWIDVLLKAENYFTIQIPSGTKFGLNEAHTNIEAMSRLTDHILYDIQYSNDPKLEEAKSLLNRLHTRHLYQFIGSYNLIFINKEIYNKSIDVENLKQNLKNELQKQFGIEFGITATWLNCGYPFINPLEKVLFFKKPLCNNTSVILDDTPYQNVYPMNELEFFKRDINVFSKSLKLNDIQLKDIDLACNSFLKDFRP